The segment GTCCATCCGGTCCAGCATGAAGCGGTTCAACGCGTACGTGCTGGTTGCGCTGATCATGGCGAGCGCAGCGAACACCAGCGTCAAGACCGCCGCGACCAGCTTGGTCCGCAGCGAGATCTTGCGCAGGCTGGTTTGGCGGGGCATCGACTCCCGGACCCGCTCGGCGAGGCTCACCGCCGCCTACACCGCTGGCTTGCGCAGCACGTAACCCACTCCGCGCAGGGTGTGGATGAGGCGCGGCTGCACGTTGTCCACCTTCCGGCGCAGATACGAGATGTACGACTCGACGATGTTGTCGTCGCCACGGAAGTCGTACTTCCAGACGTGGTCGAGGATCTGCGCCTTGGAGAGCACCCGGTTGGCGTTGAGCATCAGGTAGCGCAGCAGCTTGAACTCGGTCGGCGAGAGCTGCACCCGGCTGCCCGCCCGGTAAACCTCGTGGGTCTCCTCGTCGAGCTCCAGGTCGGCGAAGACCAGCCGGGAGGGCTGCTCGTCGCCGGCCGTGGTGCGGCGCAGCACCGCCCGGATCCGGGCGGTCAGCTCCTCCAGGCTGAAGGGCTTGGTCACGTAGTCGTCGCCGCCGAGGGTGAGGCCACGGATCTTGTCGTCCGTGCCGTCCCGGGCGGTCAGGAACACCACCGGGGTCCGCTGCCCACCCTCGCGCATCAGGCGGATCACCTCGAAGCCGTCGAGGTCGGGCAGCATCACGTCGAGCACGACGAGGTCGGGCGAGGAGCTGCGCGCGGCGCTGACGGCGGCGCTGCCGCTGGTGGCGGTGGTGACGTCGAACCCGGCGAAGCGCAGGCTGGCGGAGAGCAACTCGAGGATGTTGGCGTCGTCCTCGACGACGAGCAGTTTCGCCTCGCTCTGCTTGGGCTGGGTCTGGGTCGCCATGCGGTCATTGTGTCCCCGGCCGCTGCGCCGGGGCTGCACACTTCCTGAAAATTATCTGTGAGCGAGAGCTTTCATGCCGCTTTCGGGTGGCGGGTGGGTCACGCGGCCAGGCGATATCCGGACCCGCCGAGGCTGGCCTGCGCGGCCCGGGCCAGCACGCGGCGGTCGGCGCCGGCTTCCGGGCGCAGCGCCGGCGCGGCCACCAGCGTGACGGTCAGCCGGCGGACACGGGCCACCCGCACCACCGAACTCCAGAGGGTGTCTCCGCCGACGAACGCCGCCTCGGTCGAGTCATAGGTGATCGAGATCGGGACGACCGGCGCGCCGGCATCGATCGCGGCCTGGAAGAGAGCGGGACGAAACCGGCCGTGTTCGGCGCCGCAGAACGTCGTACCCTCCGGAAAGACCGCAACCGACCGCCCGGCTCGCAACGCCCCGGCCACCTCGCCCACCGTCTGCGGCAGCGCCCGGGGCCGGGAGCGATCGATGAAGATCGCGCCGGCCCGCCCGGCGGTGGCGCCGATCCCCGGCCAGGCCCGCACGTCGTGCTTGGCCACCAGGCGCACCGGCCGCACCGCCGTGAGCGCCACGATGTCCAGCCAGGAGACGTGGTTGGCGACCAGCAGGCTGCCGGGCCGCGGCACCGGGCCGCGCCACACCATCCGGACACCGAGAGCCGCGAGCATGGCGCGCGACAGGCGGCCGAACGCGGCGCCACCCAGCAGAGACGCCGGCAGAAGACCCCCGAGGAGTACGCCGAGCAGCGCCGCCACCCGGACCACAGCGGAGACCGGGCTCGCGGCGGGACGCCCGCCGTCCCGGCACCGGTCCCCGCACTGCGAGCTGGGATGCCAGATCATCGCGTCGCGCCCAGGAAGTGCCGGCGATAGCGGGGGTCCAGCCGGTCCATGGAGAACAGCACGTAGAAGTCGGCGCAGTCGAAGTCCGGGTCGTACGCCGGTTCGCCACAGACCCAGCTGCCCAGCCGCAGATAGCCGCGGAGCAGCGGGGGCACCGCCACCTTGGGGTCGGCGACCAGGTCCTCCCCGGGCACCCAGGGGCGGCGCGGGCGGACCCGCAGGGCCGGCGGTGAGAGGTGCTTGGCGTTGAGCCGGGCGCGCACCCCGGCGGCGACGTGGCCGCCGTCGGCGAGCGGCACCGAGGCGCAGCCGCCCAGCCAGCGCAGGTTGTTGAGGTGCAGGTACCGCGCGATGCCGGCCCACATCAGGTTGACCACGGCGCCGGAGCGGTGGTCCGGGTGCACGCAGGAGCGGCCGATCTCGACCAGGTGGTCGCGCAGCGGCCGCAGCGCGCTCAGGTCGAACTCGGTGTCGGCGTACCGGCGGCCGGCCAGCTCGGCGGCCCGTGGGGACAGCATCCGGTAGGTGCCGACGACGGCTCCGGTGGCGTCGTCCCGGACGATCAGGTGGTCGCAGTAGGCGTCGAAGCCGTCGGCATCGAGCCCGGCGGCCGCGCCCGGGAGGTTCGCTCCGAGTTCGCCGGCGAAGACGTCGTGGCGCAGACGCTGCGCGGCCTCGACGAGGCTCGCGTCGTCCGCGAGGAGGAGGGTGTAGCCGCTGGTCCCGGTGGGTGCGGCGGCGGTCATCAGAACTGCCATGAGAACTGTGTAAGGGCGACGTCTGCCGATGGAGTGTCGGGTCAGGTAGTGATGTGTGACCGCTGGATGAACGACGTGTGCGAAGGTCGGTGGATGCTGATTCCGGCTCGCTTCAACGGCCCTCCCGGCACCGGCAACGGCGGCTGGTGCTCAGGCGTCTTCGCGGTCGCCGCCGGCGCCCGCACCGGTGGCCCGCCGTTCCAGGTCACCTTGCGCGTGCCGCCGCCCCTGGAGACCACGCTGGAGCTGCGTGACGACACGGTCCTCGCTGGCGACACGCTGGTCGCCGAGGTGCTCGAGGTGGCCGGGGTGGGGGACGACGTCCCGCCGGTCCCGCTCGCCACGGCCGTCGAGGCCTCGCGCGGCTATCCCGGCTTCGTCACCCATCCCTTCCCGACCTGCTTCGTCTGCGGCCCGGGACGGCCGGGCAAGGACGGTCTGGAGATCTTCCCGGGCGTCCTGCCGGACGGGCGTACCGCGGCGCCGTGGACCGTTCCGGACGACGTGTCGGTGCCCACCCTGTGGGCCGCGCTGGACTGCCCGGGCGGGTGGGCGGCGATCGCCCGGGGTCAGGCGTACGTGCTGGGCCGGATCGCGGCGCGGGTCGACGCCCTGCCGGCACCCGGCGCGGAGTGCGTGGTGGTCGGCGCCGCGTCCGAGATCGCCGGGCGTAAGGCGACCGTCGACTCCACCGTCTACGGGCCCGGCGGACAGCGCCTCGCGTCCGCACGGGCCACATGGATTGCGGTGATCAAGTAAGTTGCCGCCATGATCGCGGTCGAGCACCTCACCAAGCAGTACCGCAAGCTGCGTGCCGTCGACGACCTGTCGTTCGAGGTGCGGCCCGGCCGGGTGACCGGTTTCCTCGGGCCGAACGGCGCCGGCAAGACCACCACGCTGCGGATGCTGCTCGGCCTGGTCACCCCGACCGCCGGTGAGGCCACCATCGACGGCCGCTCTTACGCCGACCTGACCGACCCGATCCGGCACGTCGGCGCGGTGCTGGAGGCGTCCGCCGCGCACCGCGGCCGGACCGGGCGCGACCATCTGCGGGTGGTCTGCCAGGCCGCCGGGTTGCCGGCGGGCCGGGCCGACGAGGTGCTCGACCTGGTCGGGCTCCAGCCGGCCGCGCACCGCAAGTTCAAGGGCTACTCGCTGGGCATGCGGCAGCGGTTGGGCATCGCCACCGCGATGCTCGGCGACCCCGGCGTGCTGATCCTGGACGAGCCGGCCAACGGGCTCGACCCGGAGGGCATCCGCTGGATGCGTGACCTGCTCAAAGGCCTGGCCGCCGAGGGCCGGACGATTATGGTCTCCAGCCACCTGCTGGCCGAGATGCAGCACCTCGCCGACGACGTGGTGATCGTGGCGGCGGGGCGGCTGGTCCAGCAGGGCCCGGTCGCCGACGTGCTGGGCGGCGGCGAGGCCGCGCAGGTCCGGGTGCGTACCCCGGAGCCGGACCGGCTGGCCGCCGCGATCGAGGAGGCGGGGTTGTCGATGCACGGTGAGGCCGACGGTTCGCTGCTGGTGATCGGCGCGGAACCGGCCCAGGTCGGGCAGCTGGCGTTCCGGGCCGGGGTGGAGCTGCACGAGCTGACCGGTGAACGGGTGGACCTGGAACAGGTGTTCCTGGACCTGACGGCCGGGAAGGCGGCGATCCGATGAACCTCGTCCGTGCCGAACTGCTGAAGGTCCGGACCACCTCGCTGTGGTGGGGCTTCGGCCTCCTGCTGCTGCCGCTGTGGTGCATGGCCCTCTTCTTCAACTGGGCCGACGCCAGCAGCCAGCCACCGGACAACGCGCTGGGTGTGGCCGTCAACCTCACCACCAGCGGCCAGTTCTTCGGGATCCTGGTGGTGCTGCTGCTCGGCGCGATCATGGTGACCAGCGAGTTCCACCATCTGACCGCGACCACCACGTTCCTCACCACGCCCCGCCGGGAGCACGTGATCCTGGCCAAGTTCGGCGCCGCGATCATCGTCGGCCTGGGCGTCTGGGCGCTGGTCACCGTGGCGAACCTGATCGTCACCCCGGTCGTGATGTCGGATCTCGGCCTGCCCGGGCAGCTCGGCGCGGCCGAGGTCTGGCAGGCGGTCGGCCTCAACGCCGTCGCGTTCGCGCTCTGGGCGATCCTCGGCGTCGGATGCGGGGTGCTGATCCGCAGCCAGCTCGGTGCGACGCTGATCCTCACGACGCTCTACGTGCTCGGCTCCGCCGTGGTCACCGCGCTCTTCGTCGTGCTGAGCGACTACCTCCCCGGCCTCGAGAAGCTGGACTTCCTGGTGCCGACCGTCGCGTCGGATCTGATGATCACCGGGCAGGACCTGCCGAGCGGTCCCGGCCGCTGGACCGGCGCGGCGGTGCTGATCGCGTACGCCGTGGTCGGCGGAGGCCTCGGAACGCTGCTCGTCCGTCGGCGCGACATCGGCTGACAAACCGGGCGCGTCAGCAAAGCTTGCGGGCCGTGTAGGTCACAGAGCGGACGTCCGAGCGGACAGCGCTCGTACACGGCGTAGCCTGGACACCGAATCCTACCCGTCCCGCGTGACGGAGCAGTCACGTGATGACAAACACGGTGAAAGAGGCGAACGCGGCAGTGTCGACGCAGCAGACTTCGCAGGACAATCCGCTCGCGGACTTCGGTCCCAACGAGTGGATCGTCGATGAGATGTACCAGCGATACCTGTCCGACCCGACCAGTGTCGACCCCGCGTGGCACGACTTCTTCGCGGACTACAAGCCGGCGATGGCCACGGGTTCGATCGCGACGCCGGACGAGGCGAAGGCGGCCAACGCGACCGCGACCGCCGCCAAAGCCGGGACAGACGCGCCGGCCGCGGCCACGGTCGCCAAGCCGAAACCGGTGACCCCGGCCGCGCCCGCCGCCAAGCCGGCGCCGGCCGCCCCCGCGAAGCCCGCGGCCGCGGAGAAGCCCGCCGCCAAGCCCTCGGTGAACGGGGCGAAGACCACCACGCTGCGCGGCGTCGCTGCCAAGATCGTCCAGAACATGGAGACCTCGCTCGAGGTGCCCACCGCCACGTCGGTGCGCGCGGTCCCGGCGAAGCTCATGGTGGACAACCGCATCGTCATCAACAACCATCTCCTGCGCGGCCGCGGTGGCAAGGTCAGCTTCACCCACCTGATCGGCTGGGCGCTGATCCGGGCGGTCGTCGCCCACCCGGAGATGAACAACTCGTTCGCCGAGATCGACGGCAAGCCGGCGCTGGTCCAGCCCGAGCACATCAACCTCGGCATCGCGATCGACCTCGCGAAGAAGGACGGCTCCCGCACCCTGGTCGTGCCGTCCATCAAGAACTGCGAGTCGATGGACTTCCGGCAGTTCTGGCAGGCGTACGAGGACGTGGTCCGGCGCGCCCGCCGCAACGAGCTGACCATGGACGACTACTCGGGCACCACGATCTCGCTGACCAACCCCGGCGGCATCGGCACCGTGCACTCCATCCCCCGCCTGATGAACGGGCAGAGCGCGATCATCGGCGTCGGCGCGATGGAGTACCCGGCTCCGTACTCCGGGATGAGCGACGAGACCCTGTCCGAGCACGGCGTCAGCAAGGTCACCACGCTGACCAGCACCTACGACCACCGGGTCATCCAGGGCGCGCAGTCCGGCGAGTTCCTCAAGGTGATGCACGAGCTGCTGCTCGGCGGGCACGGTTTCTACGACGAGATCTTCACGGCGCTGCGGATCCCGTACGAGCCGGTGCGCTGGGTGCGCGATGTGGCGCGGACCTCCGAGGGGCAGATCGACAAGGCCGCCCGGGTGGTCGAGCTGATCCACGCGTACCGGGTCCGGGGTCACCTGATGGCCGACACCGACCCGCTCGAGTTCACCATCCGCAAGCA is part of the Actinoplanes sp. NBC_00393 genome and harbors:
- a CDS encoding ABC transporter permease: MNLVRAELLKVRTTSLWWGFGLLLLPLWCMALFFNWADASSQPPDNALGVAVNLTTSGQFFGILVVLLLGAIMVTSEFHHLTATTTFLTTPRREHVILAKFGAAIIVGLGVWALVTVANLIVTPVVMSDLGLPGQLGAAEVWQAVGLNAVAFALWAILGVGCGVLIRSQLGATLILTTLYVLGSAVVTALFVVLSDYLPGLEKLDFLVPTVASDLMITGQDLPSGPGRWTGAAVLIAYAVVGGGLGTLLVRRRDIG
- a CDS encoding GNAT family N-acetyltransferase codes for the protein MAVLMTAAAPTGTSGYTLLLADDASLVEAAQRLRHDVFAGELGANLPGAAAGLDADGFDAYCDHLIVRDDATGAVVGTYRMLSPRAAELAGRRYADTEFDLSALRPLRDHLVEIGRSCVHPDHRSGAVVNLMWAGIARYLHLNNLRWLGGCASVPLADGGHVAAGVRARLNAKHLSPPALRVRPRRPWVPGEDLVADPKVAVPPLLRGYLRLGSWVCGEPAYDPDFDCADFYVLFSMDRLDPRYRRHFLGATR
- a CDS encoding ABC transporter ATP-binding protein, translating into MIAVEHLTKQYRKLRAVDDLSFEVRPGRVTGFLGPNGAGKTTTLRMLLGLVTPTAGEATIDGRSYADLTDPIRHVGAVLEASAAHRGRTGRDHLRVVCQAAGLPAGRADEVLDLVGLQPAAHRKFKGYSLGMRQRLGIATAMLGDPGVLILDEPANGLDPEGIRWMRDLLKGLAAEGRTIMVSSHLLAEMQHLADDVVIVAAGRLVQQGPVADVLGGGEAAQVRVRTPEPDRLAAAIEEAGLSMHGEADGSLLVIGAEPAQVGQLAFRAGVELHELTGERVDLEQVFLDLTAGKAAIR
- a CDS encoding response regulator transcription factor gives rise to the protein MATQTQPKQSEAKLLVVEDDANILELLSASLRFAGFDVTTATSGSAAVSAARSSSPDLVVLDVMLPDLDGFEVIRLMREGGQRTPVVFLTARDGTDDKIRGLTLGGDDYVTKPFSLEELTARIRAVLRRTTAGDEQPSRLVFADLELDEETHEVYRAGSRVQLSPTEFKLLRYLMLNANRVLSKAQILDHVWKYDFRGDDNIVESYISYLRRKVDNVQPRLIHTLRGVGYVLRKPAV
- a CDS encoding lysophospholipid acyltransferase family protein, translated to MIWHPSSQCGDRCRDGGRPAASPVSAVVRVAALLGVLLGGLLPASLLGGAAFGRLSRAMLAALGVRMVWRGPVPRPGSLLVANHVSWLDIVALTAVRPVRLVAKHDVRAWPGIGATAGRAGAIFIDRSRPRALPQTVGEVAGALRAGRSVAVFPEGTTFCGAEHGRFRPALFQAAIDAGAPVVPISITYDSTEAAFVGGDTLWSSVVRVARVRRLTVTLVAAPALRPEAGADRRVLARAAQASLGGSGYRLAA